Part of the Chitinophaga parva genome is shown below.
ATTCAATTTTCTGTCTAGTCAAGGGAATTGGGTACGCTAACGGTCCGCCGGGAGTGTTCCAGCACTTCCGGCTTTTTTATGTACCCCTGAGTGGAATTACGTTTTCATAACCGTTGTTTAGGGTGAGTAATGTCCTTCCGGGCCGTGGTGGTATACACGGCGGCGGAAGCAGTTCTTATTTGTGGATTTGATCTGTTCAGACCTTTTCTTCTTTTGACCTTTTCTTAATTACCGGTTGTTGACTCTTTTTACTTTTTTTTTTAAAGACTGGTTTAGTGTTGTTGTAACCTTTTATGTGTATTGGTAATAGCGTATCAGCGTTGTTATAGTGCGTTTACCGGTATTACGGTAATGGTGTTATTGGCAATCTCAAAACGTACGCTGTGCGTGGCTTCCAGGATGCGCAACAGTTCCGGTGCGTTCTGGCGCCGGGAGATCAGCCCGGAGAAAGCCAGGTTGGAAACGTCGCCCTGGTATTGCACTTCCACATCGTACCAGCGTGCCACCTGGCGCATGATGGTCTGTATGTTGGTGTCGCGGAAGCGGAACTTCCCATCTTTCCAGGCCAGGGCCTGGTCCAGGTCTGCCTTTGCCACTGTGATCTGGTCCGCATTGGAGCTTACACTGGCGTTGTAGCCAGGTTGCAGTACCTGGGTGCGGGCATTATGCTGCACCTGTACCGCGCCCGATTCCAGGGTGGTAGTGATGGCTTTTTCATCCGTGTAAGCCATTACATTGAAGCTGGTGCCCAGCACATGCACCTGCAGGTCTGGCCTGCCGGCAATGTTTACGCGGAAAGGCTGGCTGGCCTTGGGGGCCACCTGGAAGTAAGCTTCCCCGCTGATCTCCACCAGGCGTTCATTGCCGTTGAAGGCCGTGGGGAAACGGATGCTGCTGGCGGCATTGAGCCACACTTTGCTGCCGTCTGCCAGGGTAAGCTGGTATTGGCCGCCCCGGGGGGTGGCCACCGTATTGTATAACACTGCCTCGGTGCTTCCGGTTGTATGGTAGGTAAGTCCCTGCCCGTTATTACTGATGATGGCATTGCCCTGCTGTCCCAAAGCCCCGCTGTGCAAGCTGTCCAGCGGAATGCGGCTGCCATCTGCCAGGGTTAGCATGGCCCGGTTAGTCCCGGGGGTGATGGCGTGGGGCTTTGCAGGTACCACCTGGGCAGTGGTAGGCGTTTTATGCCCCTGGAGCCACCAGTCTCCTGCCAGCAGGCAGGCGCCCGTGAGTGCCGCTGCGGCCCAGTACCAGCCCTTACGCAGGCGCCGGGGAGGCGTTTGCAGGATATGCTGCAGCACGGCCTCGGCCTCCGTCCTGTCCCACTCGGAGGGCACCGGCGCCTGGCGCAGGGCCTCCAGGATGTCGGCCTCCACCAGCTCCCGGTAGGCGCCGGTAGCTACTGCGGCTTGCAGTAGCTCCAGCTCCTCCGCCGAGATCCGGTCCTGTTTAAACTTGTCGAGCAATTCCTTTAAAGTGGCAGTGGTCATAGAAGGCAAATGGTATAATAGTATTAAAGACGACGCTGGAAAGGGAAAGGAGTATCCAATGTTAAAAAATTTAAAATTTTTTTTGACGAGGGGGAAGTTTGGCTGGCGGAATGGGTAAGAGCTGCCTGCAGGGAAAGGGGGAACAGGTCATTTCCCGGGGGAAACAGGGGGCGATCCCCAGGACATTAAATCGTTTTAGCTGCTACTTCAAAAAAAAGTGCACCATTACCATTACCGCCGGCAGCATCTGCGCTTTCACAAATGCACGCACAAAATGCGCGGCCAGTTGCCATTGTTTTTTTACGGTGTGGATGGAAATATTCAGGCGTTGGGAGATCTCTTCGTTGCTGTAACCCTGGGCGCGTTCCTGGTAAACCTTCTTGCGGGCGGGGGGGAGTTGGGAAATGGCGGTGTCCAGGAGTTTTTCGTATTCGTGGCGGAGCAGGCGCTGGTCAGTATCGTTGCTGGCAGCCGGTTGTTGCTGCAGGAGCAGGTCCTGGGCCTTCAGGCGGACCAGCTTTTTTTTAAAGCTGTCGTAAATGTGATTACGGGTTAGTATAAAAAGATAATCGTCAAAACGGAGCACGGTTTCCATTTCTTCCTTGCGCAGCCAGATCTTCAGGAACACCTCCTGCACGATCTCCCGCGCCAGGCTTGCGTCTTTCACATACATCAGCGCCACGGCATGTACATGCGGGCCGTAATGATGGAAAAGCCGGGTGTAAGCCTCCGCGTCGCCGGTGGCTACCTGCTTCAGCAAGTAATGCTCGTCTGCTAGTGACACGTTTGACAATCCGTTAGAAATTTAGGAACCACTTTAAAATTAGTAACAAAAGTATAATTAGCCGGGTACTTGAAAAAATAAAAAACTTTTATTACTGTGGGCGGTTCAGGTAAATATTGTTTGGGTGAATGGGTACTTGATAAATATCCAGGGGACGGTTCGGGGAACAGGCCAGGTCAATATTGTTTACTGGCATAGGTACGATAAATACTCCTCCCAAGGGGCAACGCAGTTAAATATTGCACAGGGGAATAGGTATCCAGGAAATCTCATCTCCGCCGAAAACGGCTCCACAATATCGCCGCAGGTATGCCGAAAAAGAGCGCCATGCCCAGGAGCAGGCGGAAAAACGACCCTGCTTCCGGCAGTTGGGGGTGCAGGTAAAGCCAGGCCGCCCCGGCACAGCAACCCACAAAGCAGGCGGTAAATAAAAAGGTGAGTAACATTTTCCGGTTCATCGTGGGGGATGTGGCGCTGTTTTCAGTTCCCGGCGCAGGGCCAGTGCCGCGCAAATGGCCACCAGCAGCATGGCAAAAGGCTGTATACAGGTAATGATGGTCAGTACACGGTGCTTGTTGCCCGCCGCCAGCTGCCCCTGGCCAATGGCCTTCAGGGCCAGGTACACGCCTGTGCCGCACAGGAATATGCCGAATAACCCTAAGACAGCCAGTATAATGCGATAAACGATCTTCATAAAATGCGGCATCAATATTACTCATTTTAAAAAATGCAGGGGAAGAATTTTTAACTTAGAAAAACGATGCGCAAAATATTCCTGTTGGCCGCCATGTTATGTGCCCAACTGCTGTCTGCCCAGCAGCGGCCCAATATTGTTTTTATCCTGGCAGATGACCTGGGATATGGGGATGTGAGTGTGAACGGGCAAACCCGTTTCACCACCCCGCATATTGACCAACTGGCGGCGGAGGGCATGCGCTTTACCCAGTTTTACGCCGGCACCTCCGTGTGTGCACCTTCCCGCGCCTCGCTGATGACCGGCTTTCATACCGGGCATACTTTTATCCGGGGCAATAAGGAAATAGCACCTGAGGGCCAGCAACCCATTGCCGATTCCGTGCTTACCGTCCTGGAAGTGTTGCAACAGGCCGGCTACACTACC
Proteins encoded:
- a CDS encoding FecR domain-containing protein; amino-acid sequence: MTTATLKELLDKFKQDRISAEELELLQAAVATGAYRELVEADILEALRQAPVPSEWDRTEAEAVLQHILQTPPRRLRKGWYWAAAALTGACLLAGDWWLQGHKTPTTAQVVPAKPHAITPGTNRAMLTLADGSRIPLDSLHSGALGQQGNAIISNNGQGLTYHTTGSTEAVLYNTVATPRGGQYQLTLADGSKVWLNAASSIRFPTAFNGNERLVEISGEAYFQVAPKASQPFRVNIAGRPDLQVHVLGTSFNVMAYTDEKAITTTLESGAVQVQHNARTQVLQPGYNASVSSNADQITVAKADLDQALAWKDGKFRFRDTNIQTIMRQVARWYDVEVQYQGDVSNLAFSGLISRRQNAPELLRILEATHSVRFEIANNTITVIPVNAL
- a CDS encoding RNA polymerase sigma factor, with the protein product MSLADEHYLLKQVATGDAEAYTRLFHHYGPHVHAVALMYVKDASLAREIVQEVFLKIWLRKEEMETVLRFDDYLFILTRNHIYDSFKKKLVRLKAQDLLLQQQPAASNDTDQRLLRHEYEKLLDTAISQLPPARKKVYQERAQGYSNEEISQRLNISIHTVKKQWQLAAHFVRAFVKAQMLPAVMVMVHFFLK